From one Gigantopelta aegis isolate Gae_Host unplaced genomic scaffold, Gae_host_genome ctg6067_pilon_pilon, whole genome shotgun sequence genomic stretch:
- the LOC121366521 gene encoding LOW QUALITY PROTEIN: gastric triacylglycerol lipase-like (The sequence of the model RefSeq protein was modified relative to this genomic sequence to represent the inferred CDS: inserted 3 bases in 2 codons; deleted 1 base in 1 codon) gives MYDYGSAESNEEHYNGSLQLIKTKGYPGEEYNVTTSDGYILTMQRIPYGRKGNTNGTKPVIFLQHGLLCSSTNWLSNGIEDSFAFLLADAGFDVWMGNVRGNTYSRHHVKLNPDKDKRFWEFSFDEHSLIDLPSMIDFALSISAKKXLYYVGHSQGTMMGFAGFSHNQTLASKIIEFYALAPVTTSRIPIYLGHTPAGTSVQNVIHGLRYLKSGKFQMYDYGSAESNEEHYNGSSTPPFYDVTKLTVPTFLFSGSQDXLADPQDVAELIPKIQES, from the exons ATGTATGATTATGGATCTGCTGAATCTAATGAAGAACATTATAATGGAAGT TTACAGCTCATTAAAACTAAGGGCTATCCTGGTGAAGAATACAATGTTACTACTAGTGATGGATATATTCTTACAATGCAAAGAATACCATATGGCAGAAAGGGAAATACAA ATGGTACTAAACCAGTCATTTTCTTACAACATGGTCTACTTTGTTCAAGCACTAACTGGCTCTCTAATGGAATAGAGGATAGCTTTGCATTTCTCTTAGCTGATGCTGGCTTTGATGTT TGGATGGGTAATGTCAGAGGTAATACATATTCCAGACATCATGTTAAATTGAATCCAGACAAAGACAAACGATTTTGGGAATTCAG tTTTGATGAACATTCACTAATTGATCTTCCATCTATGATTGACTTTGCACTCTCAATCTCAGCCAAGAA ACTTTATTATGTTGGACATTCTCAGGGTACAATGATGGGATTTGCTGGATTTTCACACAATCAGACGCTTGCATCAAAAATCATAGAGTTTTATGCTCTAGCTCCAGTTACTACT agtCGTATACCTATATATTTGGGTCATACTCCAGCTGGGACCTCAGTTCAAAATGTGATTCACGGTCTCAGGTATCTAAAA TCTGGTAAGTTTCAGATGTATGATTATGGATCTGCTGAATCTAATGAAGAACATTATAATGGAAGT AGTACACCTCCTTTTTATGATGTCACTAAGTTAACAGTACCTACTTTTCTATTCTCTGGCAGTCAGG TGCTAGCTGATCCACAAGATGTTGCTGAATTGATTCCAAAGATTCAGGAGTCATAA